The Limnospira fusiformis SAG 85.79 genomic interval CATGGAACGAAAAAAGGCAGGATAAAATTCGGGAAAAACAGCAACTTTCGGTTAAAATTAGCGAGGAAATTCAAGAGGTTAAAAATCAGGTGATGAAGGGATTAAATGAACTACAAGAGTTAGTGCAGCAAGAAGGTTCATTGGCTGGGATGATTCCGAATAATTTACATGGCTTATTAGGGGATATAGGAATAAAATGGGGTGGTTGTTTAAGGGAATATGAGAATAGCAACCACCCTAGATAAAGTTGGGTTTAGTTGAACTTAAAGGCTTAATTTAAGCGCCGATTCCAATCTGTTTCAGCATCTACGATCGCCTGATCAACAGTTTTTCGATTTAACATGGCTGCTTGCAAATTGTTGTAAATAATGCTTTGCAATTCTTTGATGTCTTCTAGGGGGGGAATCAAAACTTGAGCGTTTGTCATCTGTTGGGCGCTAATTTTCCTGGCTTGGTCTTGGGGTGTGGCATCTGCGGGGATGTTTTGAAAGAAGGGATTTTCTAATGCTTCAATACTGGAAGGGATGACGTTTGATGCTTTAGCAAAGTTTAATTGATTAGCACTATTAGTCACAAATAAGGCAAAATTTATGGCATCTTCTGGGTGGCGAGTATTTTGGGGGATAACTAGGTTCATGACAGCCACGGAGATTTTACCAGTTTCGCCAGTAATAGCGCTAGATGGTGCGGAAACTTTGGCGATATCGGGGGCATTTTCTGCGATCGCCCTAAAGAATTGAGGTCCGGTGGTCAATAGGGCAATTTCCCCAGCTTGATACAATTCGATCGCCCTTCGATGTCCCTGAGTTAAGACTTCTCTGGGTAACAGATCCCGTTGATATAAATCAACCCAATATTGAAAGGCGGCGCGACCTTCGGGAGTATTAAAAGCAGCCCTTCTATTATTATCAACCAACTGGACCCCCATCTGAACTAAGGACTGTAAAACTTGGGCGGAGTCGGTGGGTA includes:
- a CDS encoding ABC transporter substrate-binding protein, whose product is MGSKTWKRFIGWALLGLLLTWGVSCASPTADQSDRREVEFWTMQLQPQFNDYFNQLIANFENDNPEVKIRWVDVPWSAMESKILAAVSAQTAPDLVNLNPDFASMLAGRDAWLNLDEHLSEEVRSLYLPNIWEANMIQTCDGDNCQNRTFGIPWYLTTQIVIYNQNLLNQAGLENPPTTYEEVATVAQTIRERTGKYALFVSFVPTDSAQVLQSLVQMGVQLVDNNRRAAFNTPEGRAAFQYWVDLYQRDLLPREVLTQGHRRAIELYQAGEIALLTTGPQFFRAIAENAPDIAKVSAPSSAITGETGKISVAVMNLVIPQNTRHPEDAINFALFVTNSANQLNFAKASNVIPSSIEALENPFFQNIPADATPQDQARKISAQQMTNAQVLIPPLEDIKELQSIIYNNLQAAMLNRKTVDQAIVDAETDWNRRLN